The Pseudomonas rhizosphaerae genomic sequence TTTGCAGGTTATAGGGGTTGCAGATGCCCAGGCCGGTGCCGATCAGGCCAGCCAACGGCATGACCGCGATGCAGCCGATCTCGGCCAGCTGGCGGGCGATGATTGGATCGTCGCTGGTGTAGACCATCACATCGAAACCGTCCTTGACCAGCACTTCGGCGGCCTTGAGGGTTTCGATCACGTTGGGGAACAACGTCTTCTGATCGGCCAGCACTTCCAGCTTGACCAGGTTGTGACCGTCGAGCAGCTCGCGGGCCAGGCGGCAGGTGCGCACCGCTTCCACGGCGTCGTAGCAGCCAGCGGTGTTGGGCAGAATGGTGTAGCGATCCGGCGGCAGCACGTCGAGCAGGTTCGGCTCGCCGGGGTTCTGGCCGATATTGGTGCGACGCACGGCGACCGTGACGATCTCGGCACCCGAAGCCTCGATGGCCAGACGGGTCTGCTCCAGGTCGCGGTATTTGCCGGTGCCGACCAGTAGACGCGACTCGAAGGTGCGACCGGCCAGGGTGAACGGCTTGTCAATGCGAGCATTGCTCATCGGAATTCCTCTGCTGAGGTGAAGATACGAACGTGGAAGGTGTCGGCGGCTCGATCAGCCGCCGCCGATGGCGTGAACCACCTCGATCTGATCACCTTCGCCCAGTACGGTGTCGACGTGCTGGCTGCGCGGGACGATGTCCTGGTTCAGCTCGACGGCAACGCGGCGCCCGACCAGCTCGAGGCGCACAAGCAGCCCGGCAACGGTCTCGCCGTCGGGAAGTTCGAAAGGATCGCCGTTCAGTTGAATGCGCATGCGGTCGGCAGCCATCATTTTTTGGGGGTCGTTATTCTAGCCCGATCGCCGAGGATTCCCAAGGCCAAGCCGACCACGCGCGCGATCAGCCCAGGCGCCAGGCCATAAGGCCCAGGCACAGCCACCCGGCTAGCAACGCCAGACCACCGAACGGGGTGACGATACCCAGCTTGCTGACACCGGTCAGGGTCAACAGGTACAGGCTGCCCGAGAACAGGACGATGCCCAGGCAGAACAGCGCGCCCGCCCACCCCACCAGACGCCCCGGCACGTGGACGCTGAGCAACGCCACCCCGAACAACGCAAGGGTGTGGATAAGTTGGTAGCTGACGCCGGTCTGGAAAATGGCCAGGTAATCGGCGCTCAGTCGGTTCTTCAAGCCGTGGGCGGCGAAGGCGCCAAGCGCCACACCGGTGAAGCCGAAGAAAGCAGCCAGCATCAGGAACGTACGCAGCATCCAGGTTTGTCCTCATAAAGCCGTGTTGCACCGCAGGGTCTGTATAATGGCCCGCTCACCCGGCCAGGCCAAGCCCTTCATGCTGCAATCCTTCTTCCGCCGTCTGTGCAAGACACTGCTCTGGTTCGTCGCTGCCAGCGTGGCGCTGGTGGTGATCTTTCGCTTCATTCCGCCGCCGGGCACCATGCTCATGGCCGAGCGCAAAATCGAATCCTGGGTCGATGGCCAGCCCATCGATCTGCAACGGGACTGGCAATCCTGGGCGAACATTTCCGACGATCTGAAGGTGGCGGTCATCGCCGGTGAAGATCAACGCTTTGCCGAGCACTGGGGCTTCGACATCGCCGCCATCCGCGCAGCGTTCGCGCACAACGAGGAAGGCGGTTCGTTGCGCGGCGCCAGCACCCTGAGCCAGCAAGTGGCGAAGAACGTTTTCCTCTGGTCCGGCCGCAGCTGGTTGCGCAAGGGCCTGGAAGCCTGGTTCACCGGGTTGATCGAGATATTCTGGTCCAAGCAGCGCATTCTCGAGGTCTACCTCAACAGCGCGGAATGGGACGACGGCGTGTTCGGCGCCGAAGCGGCGGCGCGGCATCATTTCGGCATCGGTTCAGCCCAGCTGTCTCGGCAACAGGCAAGCCTGCTGGCCGCCGTGCTGCCCAACCCGCGCAACTGGAGCGCCAGTCGGCCCAGCGCCTACGTAGCCCGCCGCGCTGGCTGGATCCGCCAACAGATGGGCCAGCTGGGCGGCCACGACTACCTCCTGCGCCTAGACCTGCCACGCCCCGCGCCCTGGGCCGATTAGGCCGCGAACACGCCCTACCAGACAACAAAAAGCCCCGAACCAGTCGGGGCTTTTCCATTTCACGCATCGACGCCTCACATCAAGCCGCGATGGAAACCTTCAGCTTGTTCATCGCGCTCTTTTCCAACTGACGAATACGCTCGGCCGACACGTTGTACTTCTCGGCCAACTCGTGCAGCGTCGCTTTTTCCTCGGCCAGCCAGCGCTGATAAAGGATGTCGCGGCTGCGATCGTCCAGCACCTGCAAGGCTTCGTGCAGGTTGGTGTTGGAATTGTCGCTCCAGTCGGCGTCTTCGAGCTGACGTGCCGGATCGTAGCGATGGTCTTCCAGGTAGTTGGCCGGCGACTGGAACGCGCTGTCATCGTCCGCTTCGGCAGCCGGATCGAACGCCATGTCGTGGCCGGTCAATCGGCTCTCCATTTCGCGTACTTCACGTGGCTCCACGCCCAAGCTTTCGGCTACGCGGTGGACTTCTTCGTTGTTCAGCCAGGCCAGACGCTTCTTCTGGCTGCGCAGGTTGAAGAACAGCTTGCGCTGCGCCTTGGTGGTCGCCACTTTGACGATACGCCAGTTGCGCAGGATGAACTCATGGATCTCAGCCTTGATCCAGTGCACGGCGAACGACACCAGGCGTACACCCATTTCCGGGTTGAAACGCTTCACGGCCTTCATCAGGCCGACGTTGCCTTCCTGGATAAGGTCGGCTTGAGCCAGGCCGTAGCCCGAATAGCTGCGTGCGATGTGCACGACAAAACGCAGGTGAGCGAGCACCATCTGCCGAGCCGCTCCAAGATCCTGCTCATAGTAGAGACTCTCGGCCAGTTCACGCTCCTGCTCGGGCGTCAGCAACGGAATGCTGTTCACCGTATGCACGTAGGCTTCCAGGTTTGCACCCGGGACCAGCGCATAAGCAGGTTGCAAAGAAGTGGTCATACGAAAAAACCTCCGACTCACATGACTCGTGCCCGCAGGCACTGCGAAAAATAGACCGGGAACCAGTTGACAAGTTCCTTGTGACGCTTTAGCGGTCGATGATAATAAAGTTAACTTAACAGCACGATTGAACAGTGCATCTATGTACCACAGCTTAACGCGGCGCCAGTTCGCGCAGGTGCCGCCAGACTGCAATCCACGCACCGATATACCCTAACAATACCGCGCCTAGCAAGAGCGACAATCCGTCGGCCGCAGGCACCCCGCCCAAGGCGAAGTCACTGCCGTACAGACCGGACAACCCGGTCACCGCATCGTTGAGCCAATCCAGGCCGAAAGCCAGGATGCCCCAGGCGAAGAGCCCTGCGCCGAAACCGTACAATGCGCCCATGTACAAGAACGGCCGACGCACGTAACTGTCCGTGCCCCCGACCAATTTGATGACCTCGATTTCGATGCGTCGGTTCTCGATGTGCAGACGAATGGTGTTGCCAATCACCAGCAACAACGCCGAAACCAGCAGCAGGGTCAGGCCGAACACGAACCGGTCACCCAGCTTGAGAATCGCCGCGAGCCGCTCCACCCACACCAGGTCCAGTTGCGCCTGCTGCACCTTCGGCAGCTCGGCCAATTGCTGGCGCAGGGTTTCCAGCGCGGCCTTGTCGACTTCCAGCGGCGTGACCACTACCACGCCAGGCAGCGGGTTCTCGGGCAGCTCCTTGAGCGCCTCGCCCAGCCCCGACTGCTGCTGGAACTCGCCCAGCGCCTGCTCGCGGCTTACGAACTCGGCTTGGGCCACGCCCGACAGCCCCTTGATCTGCGTGACCAGGGCCTGGCCCTCGCGCTCACCGGCGTCGAGTTCCAAGTACAGCGAAATCTGCGCCGCGCGCTGCCAGGAACCGCCCAGGCGCTCGACGTTCTTGAGCAGCAGGGACAGGCCCATGGGCAGACTCAAGGCTACGGCCATGACCAGGCAGGTGAAGAAACTGCCGATCGGTTGCTTGCCCAGGCGGCGCAGGCTGTCGACCCAGCTGGCCCGATGGCTTTCGATCCAGGCGCGCAGCAGGCTGCTGAAGTCTGGCCCGTCATCGTCATCATTCCGACGTTTCTTGGGCTTCTGCGGTTGGGGCTCGCTACCCCTGGGGGCTACCCGGTCCGCGACCTTGGGACTGCGTGTCGCACTCATTGTCCTGCCTCTCCGTCACCGATCAGGCGCCCGCGCTGCAGCGTCAGCATGCGATGGCGCATGCGCGCGATCAGCGCCAGATCGTGGCTGGCAATCAGCACACTGGTGCCTAGCCGGTTGATGTCTTCGAAGACCCCCATGATCTCGGCTGCCAGGCGCGGGTCGAGGTTGCCGGTGGGTTCATCGGCGAGCAGCAAGGCTGGCTGATGGACGATGGCCCGCGCAATGCCCACACGCTGTTGCTGGCCTGTGGACAGGTCGCCGGGGTACAGCTCGGCCTTGTCCGCCAGCGCCACTCGCTCGAGCGCCGAATCGACCTTCTTGGCGATTTCCGGCTTGCTCAAACCAAGAATCTGCAGCGGCAGAGCGATGTTGTTGAACACCGTGCGGTCGAACAGCAACTGGTGATTCTGGAACACCACGCCGATCTGTCGACGCAGGAACGGGATCTGGGCGTTGGTGATCTGCCCCAGGTCCTGGCCGGCCAGCAGCAGCTTGCCACTGGTGGGTCGTTCCATCGCCAGCAACAGGCGCAGCAGGGTACTTTTGCCCGCGCCGGAATGACCGGTAACGAACAGGAATTCGCCGCGCCGGACCCGAAAGCTCAGTTCATGCAGACCGACATGGCCGTTGGGGTAGCGCTTGGCGACCTGTTCGAATCGAATCATGAAGGCTCCCGCTCGGCGAACAATGCCTGGACGAAGGGTTCTGCTTCGAAGGTGCGCAGGTCGTCGATGCCTTCGCCCACGCCGATGTAGCGGATGGGCAGGCCGAACTGCTTGGCCAGGGCGAAGATCACCCCGCCCTTGGCGGTGCCGTCGAGCTTGGTCAGGGCCAGGCCGGTCAGGGCAACCGTCTGGTTGAACTGCTTGGCCTGGTTGATCGCGTTCTGCCCGGTACCGGCATCGAGCACCAGCAGCACTTCGTGCGGCGCCTGTTCGTCGAGCTTGCCCATCACGCGGCGGACTTTCTTCAGCTCTTCCATCAGGTTGTCTTTGGTGTGCAGACGGCCAGCAGTGTCGGCGATCAACACGTCGATGCCGCGCGACTTGGCGGCCTGCACGGCGTCGAAGATCACCGATGCGGAATCGGCACCGGTGTGCTGGGCGATCACCGGAATCTTGTTGCGCTCACCCCACACCTGCAATTGCTCGACCGCCGCGGCACGAAACGTGTCGCCCGCGGCCAGCATGACTTTCTTGCCTTCGAGCTGCAGTTTCTTGGCCAGCTTGCCGATGGTGGTGGTCTTGCCGGCGCCATTGACGCCTACCACCAGGATGACGAACGGCTGGTGCTCGGCCTTGATCACCAATGGCTGCTCGACCGGCCGCAACAGTGCCGTCAGCTCGCCCTGCAACGCCTTGTACAAGGCTGCGGCATCGGTGAGTTCCTTGCGCGCGACCTTGCGGGTCAGGCTCTGGATGATCACCGAAGTGGCCTCCACGCCAACGTCGGCGGTCAGCAGGCGGGTTTCCAACTCTTCGAGCAGGTCGTCATCGATGAGCTTGCTGCCCAGAAACAGGCTGGCCATGCCTTCGCCAAGGCTGGCGCTGGTCTTGGACAAGCCCTGCTTGAGCCGGGCGAAGAAACCGGCCTTGGCCGGTGCGGCCGCTTGCGGGGCAACGACGGCAGGTGGCATGGCTTGGGCAACAGGCGCTGGGACCGGAGCCGGTGTTACTGGCGTGGGCCGCGCGGCTGGCGCAATGGCAGCAGCAGGCGGCGGAACCGGCGCTGGAGCTGGAGCTGGAGCTGCAACAGGCTCGGCAACAGGCACGACCGCTGCTTCCGGCCGGGGAGCGATGGCCGGCGGTGCCTGCGGAGCATCGTCCTCGACCAGCGCCACGGGTTCCTCGGGTACTGGGAGTACCAAACCCTGCGCGGCAGGCGGCTCGGCAGGTGCGCGATCCACTTCGGCCTGCGGTGCCAGAACCGGCTCCGGCGCGAGCGCAACGGCGGTTTCCACCGAAGTCTGAACGGTCGCCTCGGCGTCGGTGACAGGATCCTGGGCGGCAGGGGTTGGTGGCTGTTCGGCGACAGGGGTCTGCGGCTTCTTGCGCAGCCATCCGAACAGGCCTTTCTTTTCACCGGCCGGGGCCGGGGTCTTTTTGTCGTCGTTGGAACCAAACATGGAAGACGGCTATCTCAAGGTAGCGACGCGCCAGGCGGCGAGTCGGAAAAAATTCGAAGACGCAACACAGACTGCTTTTACGCCGGCTCGTTCACGCGCAACATTTTGTCGAGTTGCCCCGGCAGGTTCATGCCAACCAGGCATGGCCCCCAGCGGACCGGATCAGTATCCTAGCACCTCCTCGCCCGTAGACGCTAAGGCCAAGCGGGTAGCTCTCAAGGTTCTAAATCCCATGAATGTCCTCGCCCGCCGCGCCGCAGGCCTGCTGCTCTGCACGCTCAGCCTGCCTCTGGCGGCTTTTGCCGCCGATACACAGCCCACGCACGAATTCACCCTGGACAACGGCCTCAAGGTCATCGTGCGCGAGGACCACCGCGCTCCGGTGGTGGTGTCCCAGATCTGGTACAAGGTCGGTTCCAGCTACGAAACACCCGG encodes the following:
- the ftsE gene encoding cell division ATP-binding protein FtsE, which translates into the protein MIRFEQVAKRYPNGHVGLHELSFRVRRGEFLFVTGHSGAGKSTLLRLLLAMERPTSGKLLLAGQDLGQITNAQIPFLRRQIGVVFQNHQLLFDRTVFNNIALPLQILGLSKPEIAKKVDSALERVALADKAELYPGDLSTGQQQRVGIARAIVHQPALLLADEPTGNLDPRLAAEIMGVFEDINRLGTSVLIASHDLALIARMRHRMLTLQRGRLIGDGEAGQ
- the ftsX gene encoding permease-like cell division protein FtsX, with amino-acid sequence MSATRSPKVADRVAPRGSEPQPQKPKKRRNDDDDGPDFSSLLRAWIESHRASWVDSLRRLGKQPIGSFFTCLVMAVALSLPMGLSLLLKNVERLGGSWQRAAQISLYLELDAGEREGQALVTQIKGLSGVAQAEFVSREQALGEFQQQSGLGEALKELPENPLPGVVVVTPLEVDKAALETLRQQLAELPKVQQAQLDLVWVERLAAILKLGDRFVFGLTLLLVSALLLVIGNTIRLHIENRRIEIEVIKLVGGTDSYVRRPFLYMGALYGFGAGLFAWGILAFGLDWLNDAVTGLSGLYGSDFALGGVPAADGLSLLLGAVLLGYIGAWIAVWRHLRELAPR
- a CDS encoding DUF423 domain-containing protein, translating into MLRTFLMLAAFFGFTGVALGAFAAHGLKNRLSADYLAIFQTGVSYQLIHTLALFGVALLSVHVPGRLVGWAGALFCLGIVLFSGSLYLLTLTGVSKLGIVTPFGGLALLAGWLCLGLMAWRLG
- a CDS encoding thiazole synthase, whose product is MSNARIDKPFTLAGRTFESRLLVGTGKYRDLEQTRLAIEASGAEIVTVAVRRTNIGQNPGEPNLLDVLPPDRYTILPNTAGCYDAVEAVRTCRLARELLDGHNLVKLEVLADQKTLFPNVIETLKAAEVLVKDGFDVMVYTSDDPIIARQLAEIGCIAVMPLAGLIGTGLGICNPYNLQIILEEAKVPVLVDAGVGTASDATIAMELGCEAVLMNSAIAHAQDPIMMGAAMKHAIIAGRMAYLAGRMPKKLYASASSPLDGLIK
- the thiS gene encoding sulfur carrier protein ThiS, with the translated sequence MAADRMRIQLNGDPFELPDGETVAGLLVRLELVGRRVAVELNQDIVPRSQHVDTVLGEGDQIEVVHAIGGG
- the rpoH gene encoding RNA polymerase sigma factor RpoH, which codes for MTTSLQPAYALVPGANLEAYVHTVNSIPLLTPEQERELAESLYYEQDLGAARQMVLAHLRFVVHIARSYSGYGLAQADLIQEGNVGLMKAVKRFNPEMGVRLVSFAVHWIKAEIHEFILRNWRIVKVATTKAQRKLFFNLRSQKKRLAWLNNEEVHRVAESLGVEPREVREMESRLTGHDMAFDPAAEADDDSAFQSPANYLEDHRYDPARQLEDADWSDNSNTNLHEALQVLDDRSRDILYQRWLAEEKATLHELAEKYNVSAERIRQLEKSAMNKLKVSIAA
- the mtgA gene encoding monofunctional biosynthetic peptidoglycan transglycosylase: MARSPGQAKPFMLQSFFRRLCKTLLWFVAASVALVVIFRFIPPPGTMLMAERKIESWVDGQPIDLQRDWQSWANISDDLKVAVIAGEDQRFAEHWGFDIAAIRAAFAHNEEGGSLRGASTLSQQVAKNVFLWSGRSWLRKGLEAWFTGLIEIFWSKQRILEVYLNSAEWDDGVFGAEAAARHHFGIGSAQLSRQQASLLAAVLPNPRNWSASRPSAYVARRAGWIRQQMGQLGGHDYLLRLDLPRPAPWAD
- the ftsY gene encoding signal recognition particle-docking protein FtsY, whose amino-acid sequence is MFGSNDDKKTPAPAGEKKGLFGWLRKKPQTPVAEQPPTPAAQDPVTDAEATVQTSVETAVALAPEPVLAPQAEVDRAPAEPPAAQGLVLPVPEEPVALVEDDAPQAPPAIAPRPEAAVVPVAEPVAAPAPAPAPVPPPAAAIAPAARPTPVTPAPVPAPVAQAMPPAVVAPQAAAPAKAGFFARLKQGLSKTSASLGEGMASLFLGSKLIDDDLLEELETRLLTADVGVEATSVIIQSLTRKVARKELTDAAALYKALQGELTALLRPVEQPLVIKAEHQPFVILVVGVNGAGKTTTIGKLAKKLQLEGKKVMLAAGDTFRAAAVEQLQVWGERNKIPVIAQHTGADSASVIFDAVQAAKSRGIDVLIADTAGRLHTKDNLMEELKKVRRVMGKLDEQAPHEVLLVLDAGTGQNAINQAKQFNQTVALTGLALTKLDGTAKGGVIFALAKQFGLPIRYIGVGEGIDDLRTFEAEPFVQALFAEREPS